The following coding sequences are from one Culex quinquefasciatus strain JHB chromosome 1, VPISU_Cqui_1.0_pri_paternal, whole genome shotgun sequence window:
- the LOC6037412 gene encoding traB domain-containing protein, translating into MSSPISSSSEYNSCLDETLSPSKLDLSLTESDIENVNLSQGWNELLVPGTGVGQKSTPRDSRESSRALLDSLKNNNMYEQQQQSHKSPSRSLDSTLNMDGIGDGSSTLSFLSSSDEASVLVSDDETTTTSSSVTAPKPSLVTSGGEDSLTIKDSKDTTHNVSQIPGDDDQVTEPGTSQASQKDAVKIYGSLEEFDRNLPDTVTLLTTPQGSKVYLVGTAHFSESSQNDVSLVMRNVQPNVVMLELCPSRVHILKYDEKALLEEAKDINLAKIQSIVKSNGAINGLFYILLLNMSAKITKKLGMAPGGEFRRAVNEAARIPNCLIQLGDRQINITLQRALRGLSLWQTIKLIPKLLIMDDDISVEEVEQCKQKDLLEEIMLEMAGEFPAFGRVFVAERDLYLCHSLQVAALPQQLADRTMQPVNVVGVVGIGHAAGIIKHWGKVQSAEIASIVTIPPASTSHRVAKFVLKYGTISLCAYGLFRFVRPRLHKWL; encoded by the exons ATGTCCTCCCCAATCAGTTCCTCCTCGGAATACAACAGCTGTCTGGATGAGACGCTAAGTCCGTCCAAGCTGGACCTGTCGCTGACGGAATCCG ACATTGAAAATGTAAACCTGTCCCAGGGCTGGAACGAGCTGCTGGTTCCGGGGACGGGCGTCGGCCAGAAGTCAACGCCACGCGACTCCCGCGAGTCCTCGCGCGCCCTGCTGGACAGTCTGAAGAACAACAACATGTACGAACAGCAACAGCAGAGCCACAAAAGTCCGTCCCGGTCGCTGGACAGCACACTCAACATGGACGGAATCGGGGACGGCAGCAGCACGCTTTCGTTTCTGTCCAGCTCGGACGAGGCGTCGGTTCTGGTGAGTGACGatgaaacgacgacgacgagttccAGTGTGACGGCGCCGAAGCCATCGCTGGTTACGAGCGGCGGGGAGGACAGTTTGACGATCAAGGACTCGAAGGATACCACGCACAACGTGTCGCAAATTCCGGGGGATGACGATCAGGTGACCGAGCCGGGGACGAGTCAGGCGAGCCAGAAGGATGCGGTTAAAATTTACGGAAGTTTGGAGGAGTTTGATCGGAACCTTCCCGATACGGTCACGCTGTTGACCACACCGCAGGGCAGTAAGGTTTATCTCGTTGGGACGGCGCATTTTAGCGAGAGTTCGCAAAATGATGTTTCGCTCGTGATGAGGAACGTTCAGCCGAACGTGGTTATGCTGGAGCTGTGCCCGTCCCGGGTCCACATTCTAAAGTACGACGAAAAAGCGCTGCTCGAGGAAGCAAAGGACATAAATTTGGCCAAGATCCAGAGCATCGTCAAGTCAAACGGAGCCATCAACGGGTTGTTCTACATCCTGCTGCTAAACATGAGCGCCAAAATCACCAAGAAGCTTGGCATGGCCCCAGGCGGAGAGTTCCGGCGAGCCGTCAACGAAGCTGCGCGCATTCCAAACTGTTTGATCCAGCTGGGAGATCGCCAGATCAACATCACGCTGCAACGAGCACTGCGAGGACTCTCTCTGTGGCAAACCATCAAGCTGATTCCGAAGCTGCTCATCATGGACGACGACATCAGCGTCGAGGAGGTCGAGCAGTGCAAACAGAAAGATCTGCTCGAGGAGATCATGCTTGAGATGGCCGGCGAATTCCCAGCCTTCGGCCGTGTCTTTGTCGCCGAGCGAGATCTCTATCTGTGCCACTCGCTCCAGGTTGCCGCCTTGCCCCAGCAGCTTGCCGATAGAACCATGCAACCCGTGAACGTGGTCGGAGTCGTCGGAATTGGCCACGCCGCTGGCATCATCAAGCACTGGGGCAAGGTGCAGAGCGCTGAGATTGCGTCCATCGTGACCATTCCGCCGGCCAGCACGAGTCATCGGGTGGCCAAGTTTGTGCTAAAGTACGGAACGATTTCGCTGTGCGCGTACGGCCTGTTCCGGTTCGTGCGGCCTCGGCTGCACAAGTGGTTGTGA